gaCGGAAGAAAACCCTAACATAACCACATACGTTTATGCCACAATTGTAGATATGTGTATTTTTAGATATGCACTGTTGTGGTTTGTCCTCACTTTTAGGTTGCTTATAAAATACACTGACAAACAAAGAGAACCATTGTGCTTTACCTAATTAAATGACtataactctgtctgtctgtctggagcagCACACATCGTTGATGGGCAGCAGTAAGAACTACGTGTGCCCAGTCTGTGGGCGCACGCTCAGCTCGCCAGGCTCCCTGGGGCGCCACCTTCTCATCCACTCTGAGGACCGCCTCTCCAACTGTGCTGTGTGTGGGACACGCTTCACCAACACCAACAACTTCAACAGGTCTGTGCCTCCTCCACCACTGTAACTGACAATTAACCTGGAAGTCTGTCgttgtttttttattgtttacGTGTTTGCTATGCAGGGGAAATTATAAGACAAGCGGAACTATGTGGCTAAGAACTGTTGTAATTGGGATTATTATCGTAGCAACAGACCTTTTGGAGTGAAGGCAATCCCCAAGTTTTCATGTCTTCGGGTATAGTTCGTAAAGGCTGAATTgtgtatgttaggatggtaaCGTTATAATAATTAAGGATGAAGCGTGAAATTATAACAGGAATAATACGTGGGAAGTTTTTGATTTCCTCCCTTCTGTAATAAGCAGACAATGAGGTATTTTTttcctttattcatgtgtttaatctGACACTGTTATAGCTCCGGCTAAACTGTTTATGTACAGTCGtggacaaaagttttgagaatgacacaaatatgaattttcacaaagtctgctgcctcagtttatatgatggcaatttgcatatacttcagaatgttatgaagagtgatcagatgaattgcaattaattgcaaagtccctctttgccatgcaaatgaactgaatcccaaaaaaacatttccactgcatttcagccctgccacaataggaccagctgacatcatgtcagtgattctctcgttaacacaggtgtgagtgttgacgaggctggagatcactctgtcatgctgattgagtttgaataacagactggaagcttcaaaaggagggtgggtgcttggaatcattgttcttcctctgtcagtcaTGGTTACCTGCAGGGAAAcatgtgctgtcatcattgctttgcacaaaaagggcttcacaggcaaggatattgctgccagtaagattgcacctaaatcaaccatttatcagaccATCAAGAACttcggttcaattgttgtgaagaaggcttcagggcgcccaagaaagtccagtaaGCGCTAAAGTTGATTcaactgcgggatcggggcaacaccagtacagagcttgctcaggaatggcagcaggcaggtgtgagtgcatctgcacgcgcatctacacgcacagtgaggcgaagactttcgGAGGATGGTCTAATGTCaaaaagggcagcaaagaagccacttctctccaggaaagacatcagggacagactgatattctgcaaaaggtacagggattggactgctgaggactggggtaaagtaattttctctgatgaacctcctttccaattgtttggggcattgttaagggattttttatcaataatgactaattatgtatacatttcaatcaggactgactaatcagaaaactattatgttactgtatagatgtatgaattttaTTTTAAccttagtactgaatataatgtgtgtaaatataatcaagaattagaacaatgactgtctgttccttggtagaaatgaatgaacttatagccagactggatagaatgcttatctacacaggcagaCCTTGGCTTGGGTCGTAAATTATCTTAGTAGGGAgagacgatgtgggaaggcttgagaactatacagcCATTGTACTGCTGGTTGATTTGACGGGGTAGTACgtaaactaatgacgtcattttcagtttataatctgtggtaaactgtatcatgttcagtactctcgagaataaacgcagCTGGTTgatttgagactggtctctgtccattttatgcaaataagagtcttacaaattcttaggaattgacagtgtttaattttaatcgggtattaaaacagaggaatatAATTCCTGTAAcaggcatccggaaaaaagcttgtccggagaagacaaggtgagcgctaccatcagtcctgtgtcatgccaacagtaaagcatccttagatgcttctcagccaagggagtgggctcactcacaatttggcctaagaacacagccatgaataaagaatggaaccaacacatcctccgagagcaacttctcccaaccatccaggaacagtttggtgaagaacaatgccttttccagcatgatggagcaccttgccataaggcaaaagtgataactaagtggctcagagaacaaaacatcaatattttgggtccatggccaggaaactccccagaccttaatcccattgagaacttgtggttaatcctcaagaggtgggtggagaaacaaaaacccacaaattctgacaaactccaagcattgattatgcaagaatgggctgccatcagtcaggatgtggcccagaagttaattgaaagcatgccagggcggattgcagaggtctggAAAAAGggccaacactgcaaatattgactctttgcatcaacttcatgtaattgtaaataaaagcatttgacacttatgaaatgcttgtaattatacttcagtattccaaaGTAAcacctgacaaaaatatctaaagacactgaagcagcaaactttgtggaaattaatatttgtgtcattctcaacttttggccacgactgtatgtaaGCACTTCAGAGTTAAATCAAGGTAATCACTCATAAGTCAAAGTCAAACATAAGGCAAGAAAGTTGTAAGAGTGTGCTTAACTGTATTTTCATTTACTTTAGTTCTCACAGAAGgtgataattctgactaaaactacagatTAAAGCCGCCAGTTAAGATCAAGGAAAGGTTGTGCTCGTGGTTACTGGAGTgagctacaaccactactacctcATTTCAGTCCTATACCCTAGTATAGTGCTTCAGCCtttcacacacacaatgacatggGTTATCTACAGAGTTTAGCGAGTTAGGCTGTCTGTCTGCGCTAGCCTGTAACAGCTGTGTCCTGTAACTACTCACATCTCTGCCCCCCTACACAGGGAGAAGCTCAGAGAGGTCCTGAACACAGGCAGCAGTATGGAATGCAGCAGCGGAGATGAGAACTGTTCCATGTCCCGGTCTCTCTCCAGCAGCCCCATGGGCAACCCCGGTCATGGCCTGGGACACGGCCACGGGCCCAGCCACAACCAAGGAAACAACCCTGGCCGTGGCACAGGCCACATCCCGGGACACAGCCACGGCCCGGGATACAACCCCGGCCACAACCAAGGACATGGACATGGCCCAGGACACAACCATGGCCAAGGTCTCGGACACCTCCCAGGCCACCCACTCCCTTCACTGCACCacagcctcctctcttcacccccctctTTCCCTGACGCCCTCAGCCCCTCACCCGGCCTACCCATGCTGCCAGACATCCTGAGCCCCATGCCTGTGCACCCGGCCGGAGTGCTGCTGGTGTGCAACAGCTGTGTGGCTTACCAGCAGCTGGTGGACGCCCAGTCTCCCATGAGGAAGTGGGCCATGCGCAGAAAGAACGAGCCGGTGGAGGCACGCATGCACCGTCTAGAGCGCGAGCGCTCCGCCAAGAAGACCAAGCGGGAGCACGAGTCACCCGAGGAGCGGGAACTGCGGAGGCTGCGGGACCGCGAAGCCAAGCGGATGCAGAGGCTGCAGGAGACAGAGGAGCAACGGACACGGAGGCTTCTGCGTGACAGGGAGGCCATGCGGATGAAGAGGGCCAACGAGACGCCAGATAAGAGGCAGGCCAGGCTGATCCGGGAGAGAGAGGCCAAGAGACTGAAACGGCGGCTAGAGAAGATTGACCCCTCCCTGAGAGGTCAGATAGAGCATGACCCAGCTGCTATGGCTGCCCTGACGGCAGACATGAGCCTGTTCCAGTTCCCCTGCCCCATGCCTGTCCCCTCTCTGGACAACAGCCTCTTCATGAAGCTGCCCTAGCAGGACCAGGTCACTGGGGGCAGCACACTGGGCCACTAACAGTTATAATGGCCTCTCCACTACGCCTGTGGGTTGCCATGGCCACAGATGGAACCATTCCATGCTGGTTGAAATTCCAGCAGCTTCTGTGTCCAACGACTTGATACCCGAACTCCTGTGTCAGCAAATAACATTAATTTATTACAGACTAGCAGGAAATAAGAGCAGGTTCAAGAATGTTTCACTTAATGGTAGGTATTGATAAAGCATGTTGTAAAGAGATTTTATCTGTTCTGTTTTGGGGGCAAGCAGACTTTGACATACCAGCCCATTGTGACAGGAGGAGTTACACCCTTCCATCTTTTGTACATGGACCTTCAGGGGTGGGAATGAGTCACGTAGCCCATAGCTCTCTCCCTCGCCTCTTGTCCCTTCTGCTAGCAAAGTCACTGGAGTTTACTGGTAGCTACACCTCTCTCACGCTGCCAACGTGGGTCTCTGCTCTGGCTAGCTCATATCTACCCAATCAACTACCTCAGTAAGGGGCTGAGGCCGAGCCCTCTGTGGCCTACGTTCTGACTCCAAGCTTCTTTACACGTTACACTACAGAAGAGAATGCAGGTTTTTTCCTTAGTTTGAGGGTGTGTTTATCTTTAGGACGTATTCACAGCTCACCAGGAGAATATTCAACAGGACAGAACATTCAGTAAGACATAGTCAGAAATGTACTGTATAAAACGGGAACGATAGAAAACGGGCCTGTTCTATACATCACATTTCTATCCGCTATGCTCTAAATATGCTGTACTATTTAATGATCCCTGTTTTGAGCAACATTATCCTCCATTCCAGCATATTCTCTTCAACTCAAAATATACTGCCACTACTGTAGGTCTCTTTGCCTTTTATTAGTCACATTGACCTTCCTTACTCTGTTTTTCCCTCGTACCTTCAACACTTAACCTTTGCCAAGTAGTTGGTAATAATTTCCTTTTTACATTACATCTTCTGTTGCATTGGCATTTTTTGGCCCATCAAACCACAATCTTTGCTGCTGTTACTGTTCTGTATATGTTAGTTACCTCTCGGACATTTAGGACTAAACATGTGAACTGAGAGTGCTAATTTACTTGCATTTTTCTAAATGCCCCAAATTGTCATATTTCCTTCCTCACTTAGCCAACGTATTGAAATAtgctcatacagttgaagtcggaagtttacatacacttaggttggagtcattaaaactcgtttttcaaccagtccacaaatgacttgt
The genomic region above belongs to Oncorhynchus mykiss isolate Arlee chromosome 6, USDA_OmykA_1.1, whole genome shotgun sequence and contains:
- the LOC110526406 gene encoding zinc finger protein 821 isoform X3; translated protein: MGDYSRAGPFHSTGFAGPLHTINMDGRDDFIEDSECHSNNSQQDSISEDSDSDLDNHDSSSNTSADDHMTSTKRTHHRGVKEESEEGADLMSSCVCPLCTLEFSSPEQLITHVYQHTSLMGSSKNYVCPVCGRTLSSPGSLGRHLLIHSEDRLSNCAVCGTRFTNTNNFNREKLREVLNTGSSMECSSGDENCSMSRSLSSSPMGNPGHGLGHGHGPSHNQGNNPGRGTGHIPGHSHGPGYNPGHNQGHGHGPGHNHGQGLGHLPGHPLPSLHHSLLSSPPSFPDALSPSPGLPMLPDILSPMPVHPAGVLLVCNSCVAYQQLVDAQSPMRKWAMRRKNEPVEARMHRLERERSAKKTKREHESPEERELRRLRDREAKRMQRLQETEEQRTRRLLRDREAMRMKRANETPDKRQARLIREREAKRLKRRLEKIDPSLRGQIEHDPAAMAALTADMSLFQFPCPMPVPSLDNSLFMKLP
- the LOC110526406 gene encoding zinc finger protein 821 isoform X6 encodes the protein MDGRDDFIEDSECHSNNSQQDSISDSDSDLDNHDSSSNTSADDHMTSTKRTHHRGVKEESEEGADLMSSCVCPLCTLEFSSPEQLITHVYQHTSLMGSSKNYVCPVCGRTLSSPGSLGRHLLIHSEDRLSNCAVCGTRFTNTNNFNREKLREVLNTGSSMECSSGDENCSMSRSLSSSPMGNPGHGLGHGHGPSHNQGNNPGRGTGHIPGHSHGPGYNPGHNQGHGHGPGHNHGQGLGHLPGHPLPSLHHSLLSSPPSFPDALSPSPGLPMLPDILSPMPVHPAGVLLVCNSCVAYQQLVDAQSPMRKWAMRRKNEPVEARMHRLERERSAKKTKREHESPEERELRRLRDREAKRMQRLQETEEQRTRRLLRDREAMRMKRANETPDKRQARLIREREAKRLKRRLEKIDPSLRGQIEHDPAAMAALTADMSLFQFPCPMPVPSLDNSLFMKLP
- the LOC110526406 gene encoding zinc finger protein 821 isoform X2, whose product is MSRRKQNNPFKVNWPFHSTGFAGPLHTINMDGRDDFIEDSECHSNNSQQDSISDSDSDLDNHDSSSNTSADDHMTSTKRTHHRGVKEESEEGADLMSSCVCPLCTLEFSSPEQLITHVYQHTSLMGSSKNYVCPVCGRTLSSPGSLGRHLLIHSEDRLSNCAVCGTRFTNTNNFNREKLREVLNTGSSMECSSGDENCSMSRSLSSSPMGNPGHGLGHGHGPSHNQGNNPGRGTGHIPGHSHGPGYNPGHNQGHGHGPGHNHGQGLGHLPGHPLPSLHHSLLSSPPSFPDALSPSPGLPMLPDILSPMPVHPAGVLLVCNSCVAYQQLVDAQSPMRKWAMRRKNEPVEARMHRLERERSAKKTKREHESPEERELRRLRDREAKRMQRLQETEEQRTRRLLRDREAMRMKRANETPDKRQARLIREREAKRLKRRLEKIDPSLRGQIEHDPAAMAALTADMSLFQFPCPMPVPSLDNSLFMKLP
- the LOC110526406 gene encoding zinc finger protein 821 isoform X4 encodes the protein MGDYSRAGPFHSTGFAGPLHTINMDGRDDFIEDSECHSNNSQQDSISDSDSDLDNHDSSSNTSADDHMTSTKRTHHRGVKEESEEGADLMSSCVCPLCTLEFSSPEQLITHVYQHTSLMGSSKNYVCPVCGRTLSSPGSLGRHLLIHSEDRLSNCAVCGTRFTNTNNFNREKLREVLNTGSSMECSSGDENCSMSRSLSSSPMGNPGHGLGHGHGPSHNQGNNPGRGTGHIPGHSHGPGYNPGHNQGHGHGPGHNHGQGLGHLPGHPLPSLHHSLLSSPPSFPDALSPSPGLPMLPDILSPMPVHPAGVLLVCNSCVAYQQLVDAQSPMRKWAMRRKNEPVEARMHRLERERSAKKTKREHESPEERELRRLRDREAKRMQRLQETEEQRTRRLLRDREAMRMKRANETPDKRQARLIREREAKRLKRRLEKIDPSLRGQIEHDPAAMAALTADMSLFQFPCPMPVPSLDNSLFMKLP
- the LOC110526406 gene encoding zinc finger protein 821 isoform X5, whose amino-acid sequence is MDGRDDFIEDSECHSNNSQQDSISEDSDSDLDNHDSSSNTSADDHMTSTKRTHHRGVKEESEEGADLMSSCVCPLCTLEFSSPEQLITHVYQHTSLMGSSKNYVCPVCGRTLSSPGSLGRHLLIHSEDRLSNCAVCGTRFTNTNNFNREKLREVLNTGSSMECSSGDENCSMSRSLSSSPMGNPGHGLGHGHGPSHNQGNNPGRGTGHIPGHSHGPGYNPGHNQGHGHGPGHNHGQGLGHLPGHPLPSLHHSLLSSPPSFPDALSPSPGLPMLPDILSPMPVHPAGVLLVCNSCVAYQQLVDAQSPMRKWAMRRKNEPVEARMHRLERERSAKKTKREHESPEERELRRLRDREAKRMQRLQETEEQRTRRLLRDREAMRMKRANETPDKRQARLIREREAKRLKRRLEKIDPSLRGQIEHDPAAMAALTADMSLFQFPCPMPVPSLDNSLFMKLP
- the LOC110526406 gene encoding zinc finger protein 821 isoform X7 codes for the protein MPQQQFPTGQHFRAVFASIEDSDSDLDNHDSSSNTSADDHMTSTKRTHHRGVKEESEEGADLMSSCVCPLCTLEFSSPEQLITHVYQHTSLMGSSKNYVCPVCGRTLSSPGSLGRHLLIHSEDRLSNCAVCGTRFTNTNNFNREKLREVLNTGSSMECSSGDENCSMSRSLSSSPMGNPGHGLGHGHGPSHNQGNNPGRGTGHIPGHSHGPGYNPGHNQGHGHGPGHNHGQGLGHLPGHPLPSLHHSLLSSPPSFPDALSPSPGLPMLPDILSPMPVHPAGVLLVCNSCVAYQQLVDAQSPMRKWAMRRKNEPVEARMHRLERERSAKKTKREHESPEERELRRLRDREAKRMQRLQETEEQRTRRLLRDREAMRMKRANETPDKRQARLIREREAKRLKRRLEKIDPSLRGQIEHDPAAMAALTADMSLFQFPCPMPVPSLDNSLFMKLP
- the LOC110526406 gene encoding zinc finger protein 821 isoform X1, producing the protein MSRRKQNNPFKVNWPFHSTGFAGPLHTINMDGRDDFIEDSECHSNNSQQDSISEDSDSDLDNHDSSSNTSADDHMTSTKRTHHRGVKEESEEGADLMSSCVCPLCTLEFSSPEQLITHVYQHTSLMGSSKNYVCPVCGRTLSSPGSLGRHLLIHSEDRLSNCAVCGTRFTNTNNFNREKLREVLNTGSSMECSSGDENCSMSRSLSSSPMGNPGHGLGHGHGPSHNQGNNPGRGTGHIPGHSHGPGYNPGHNQGHGHGPGHNHGQGLGHLPGHPLPSLHHSLLSSPPSFPDALSPSPGLPMLPDILSPMPVHPAGVLLVCNSCVAYQQLVDAQSPMRKWAMRRKNEPVEARMHRLERERSAKKTKREHESPEERELRRLRDREAKRMQRLQETEEQRTRRLLRDREAMRMKRANETPDKRQARLIREREAKRLKRRLEKIDPSLRGQIEHDPAAMAALTADMSLFQFPCPMPVPSLDNSLFMKLP